A stretch of Gymnodinialimonas phycosphaerae DNA encodes these proteins:
- a CDS encoding tetratricopeptide repeat protein yields MFRAPLLASVAALTLISAPVAAQTAAADAQRQDVFEQLLVDPANRQLMRDYARLSVAARDFEAAAATLERLVDLEPNNTTARVELAVAYFALGSYAVAEYHFAAAQASGTLTPEQMTEVARYREEAQERDDRSDYSGRLQVGYAFADTSDEQGAFVNGSVDWRIDMGDADVTQWVTEFAFSTYQPGDASINERTNARLRTGPQWRLASDAYGPRLQAYAELGWFQNDDTLSGDYTSWGAGLAYANPINERFTVYADLGVGREIAMDAGDPDFDFYEFDLGVTYRPSRDTRLRLSGTWSAHTEVDAATPIEFTEASVRLAAQHAFDVEWDNLPNRWVAGAFAEMGQTEQDVGGITTDFDEYSYGLWLRAFVFEDIYIETAAAQVHEDTTPGGTREEMIYTFQVGWEF; encoded by the coding sequence ATGTTTCGCGCCCCTCTTCTGGCGTCCGTCGCCGCTCTGACCTTGATTTCCGCGCCTGTCGCGGCCCAAACTGCGGCCGCTGACGCGCAGCGCCAAGACGTGTTCGAGCAACTGCTGGTCGATCCCGCCAACCGCCAGTTGATGCGCGACTATGCTCGCCTTTCGGTTGCGGCCCGCGATTTCGAGGCCGCCGCCGCAACCCTGGAGCGCCTGGTTGATCTGGAGCCCAACAATACCACCGCCCGCGTAGAGCTGGCCGTGGCCTACTTCGCGCTCGGCTCCTACGCTGTGGCCGAATACCATTTCGCCGCCGCCCAGGCCTCGGGGACGCTGACGCCCGAGCAAATGACCGAGGTCGCGCGTTACCGCGAAGAAGCGCAAGAGCGCGATGACCGCTCGGACTATAGCGGGCGGTTGCAGGTGGGCTATGCCTTTGCCGACACCAGTGACGAGCAAGGGGCCTTCGTGAACGGTTCCGTGGATTGGCGCATCGACATGGGCGACGCCGATGTGACGCAATGGGTCACGGAATTCGCCTTCAGCACCTACCAGCCCGGGGATGCCTCGATCAACGAACGCACCAATGCGCGCCTGCGCACCGGACCGCAGTGGCGCCTTGCATCCGATGCCTACGGCCCCCGTCTACAGGCCTACGCCGAATTGGGGTGGTTCCAGAACGACGACACTCTGTCCGGTGATTACACCTCCTGGGGCGCAGGTCTGGCCTACGCCAACCCGATCAACGAGCGCTTTACGGTCTACGCCGATCTGGGTGTGGGCCGCGAGATCGCGATGGACGCGGGCGATCCGGATTTCGATTTTTACGAGTTTGACCTAGGCGTGACCTACCGCCCCTCTCGCGACACGCGCCTGCGTCTGTCGGGCACATGGAGCGCCCACACCGAGGTGGATGCGGCAACACCGATCGAATTCACCGAAGCCTCGGTCCGGTTGGCCGCGCAGCACGCCTTCGATGTGGAATGGGACAACCTGCCTAACCGCTGGGTCGCCGGCGCATTCGCCGAGATGGGCCAGACGGAACAGGACGTCGGTGGCATAACCACGGATTTTGACGAGTACAGCTACGGCCTGTGGCTGCGCGCTTTCGTATTTGAAGACATCTACATTGAGACGGCCGCAGCGCAGGTCCATGAGGACACGACGCCCGGCGGCACACGGGAAGAAATGATTTACACATTCCAGGTCGGTTGGGAGTTTTAA
- a CDS encoding sulfotransferase family protein — translation MGFPGTWMTSSESMVYRVVPKCACSTIGQIMYYTDNGAYFDGDIHDAQGGMHKWAFDASQPLIEANVTTNKSFAFTCVRNPYTRILSSFFDKICGIQRNGKRYRGNLVPLLIQKYGIEVGGEDGKGEFDQIASFRRFLLFTRDTIRWRKPMDPDIHWSAMAGHVSTFIVNGGRYDKIFWTESFNDGMQSVLDATENAHPIKLKDVPRFNESEGHGPKRLHPVEDYFDDLSMHLIKEIYHRDFELFKYDFDNPSNKMPIGEIDLEEVHAKLGG, via the coding sequence ATGGGTTTTCCAGGCACTTGGATGACGTCGAGTGAAAGCATGGTGTACCGCGTGGTGCCCAAATGCGCCTGCTCGACGATCGGCCAGATCATGTACTACACCGACAATGGAGCGTACTTCGACGGCGACATTCATGACGCCCAGGGCGGCATGCACAAATGGGCCTTCGATGCCAGCCAGCCGCTGATCGAGGCCAACGTCACCACCAACAAGAGTTTCGCCTTCACCTGCGTGCGCAACCCCTACACCCGCATCCTGTCGTCGTTTTTCGACAAGATCTGCGGCATCCAGCGCAACGGGAAGCGCTATCGCGGCAACCTGGTGCCACTTCTGATCCAGAAATACGGCATCGAAGTGGGCGGTGAGGACGGCAAGGGCGAGTTTGACCAGATCGCCAGCTTCCGCCGGTTCCTGCTGTTTACCCGTGACACCATCCGCTGGCGCAAGCCGATGGACCCGGACATCCACTGGTCCGCGATGGCGGGCCATGTCTCGACCTTCATCGTCAACGGCGGGCGCTACGACAAGATCTTCTGGACCGAAAGCTTCAACGACGGCATGCAAAGCGTTCTGGATGCAACGGAAAACGCCCATCCGATCAAGCTCAAGGACGTGCCCCGTTTCAACGAGTCCGAAGGACACGGCCCCAAGCGCCTGCACCCGGTCGAGGACTACTTCGACGATCTGTCAATGCATCTGATCAAGGAAATCTACCACCGCGATTTCGAGCTCTTTAAGTACGATTTCGACAATCCCAGCAACAAGATGCCCATCGGCGAAATTGATCTGGAAGAGGTGCACGCCAAGCTGGGCGGCTGA